From Caretta caretta isolate rCarCar2 chromosome 3, rCarCar1.hap1, whole genome shotgun sequence, a single genomic window includes:
- the LOC125634360 gene encoding myb/SANT-like DNA-binding domain-containing protein 7, producing the protein MQSSSAEVTMQSSSAEVTMMESQNRKRAPAWTERGVRDLIAVWGEESVLSEPRSSFRNAKTFVKISQGMKDRGHKRDPKQCHVKLKELRQAYQKTREANGRSGSEPQTCRFYDELRAILGGSATTTPAMLFDSFNGDGGNMEAGFGDEEDDDDDEVVDSSQQASGETSFPDSQELFLTLDLEPVPPEPTQGCLLDPAGREGICMCFNDHRIFSFPEASED; encoded by the exons atgcagagctcatcagcagaggtgaccatgcagagctcatcagcagaggtgaccatgatggagtcccagaatcgcaaaagagctccagcatggactgaacggggggtacgggatctgattgctgtatggggagaggaatccgtgctatcagaaccccgttccagttttcgaaatgccaaaacctttgtcaaaatctcccagggcatgaaggacagaggtcataaaagggacccgaagcagtgccacgtgaaacttaaggagctgaggcaagcctaccagaaaaccagagaggcgaacggccgctctgggtcagagccccaaacatgccgcttctatgatgagctgcgtgccattttagggggttcagccaccactaccccagccatgttgtttgactccttcaatggagatggaggcaacatggaagcaggttttggggatgaagaagatgatgatgatgatgaagttgtagatagctcacagcaagcaagcggagaaaccagttttcccgacagccaggaactgtttctcaccctggacctggagccagtaccccccgaacccacccaaggctgcctcctggacccggcaggcagagaagggat ctgcatgtgtttcaatgatcacaggatcttctccttcccagaggctagtgaagattag